Proteins found in one Syngnathus acus chromosome 9, fSynAcu1.2, whole genome shotgun sequence genomic segment:
- the mef2cb gene encoding myocyte enhancer factor 2cb isoform X17, with protein sequence MGRKKIQITRIMDERNRQVTFTKRKFGLMKKAYELSVLCDCEIALIIFNSTNKLFQYASTDMDKVLLKYTEYNEPHESRTNSDIVEALSKKENKGGESPELESTLILTPRTEEKYKQINEEFDHMIKSHKIPAMPPSNYDMPVSIPVSNQNNLIYSHPGGSLGNHNLLPLTHHGLQRNSMSPGVTHRPPSAGGLMGADLTTGAGTSAGNGYGNHRNSPGLLVSQAGMNKNMQAKSPPPMNLGMNNRKPDLRVLIPHGAKNNMPSINQRINNSQSAQSLATPVVSVATPTLPGQGMGGYPSAISTSYGTEYSLNSADLSSLSGFNSGSSLHLGSMSGWQQQHLQNMQHSALGQLGDRTSSTPGGYGGGGGVVPPQNPASRQDSGRSPVDSLSSCSSSHEGSDRDEHRNEFHSPLGLARPTLDERESPSIKRVRLSEGWAT encoded by the exons ATGGGGAGGAAAAAGATTCAGATCACGCGGATTATGGATGAACGCAACAGACAG GTGACATTTACAAAGCGAAAGTTTGGCTTGATGAAGAAAGCCTACGAGCTGAGCGTGCTGTGCGACTGCGAGATCGCCCTGATCATCTTCAACAGCACCAACAAGCTGTTCCAGTACGCCAGCACAGACATGGACAAGGTCCTGCTCAAATACACCGAGTACAACGAGCCCCACGAGAGTAGGACCAACTCGGACATTGTGGAG GCTTTGAGCAAGAAGGAGAACAAAGGTGGCGAGAGCCCGGAGCTTGAATCCACTCTCATCCTCACGCCGCGAACTGAGGAGAAATACAAACAGATTAACGAGGAGTTTGATCACATGATTAAAAGTCATAAGATTCCT GCCATGCCCCCGTCCAACTACGACATGCCCGTTTCCATCCCAGTCAGCAACCAGAACAATCTCATCTACAGCCATCCCGGCGGCTCCCTCGGAAATCACAATCTGCTACCGCTGACGCACCACGGACTACAGAGAAACAGCATGTCGCCCGGAGTTACACACAGACCCCCCAGTGCAg GTGGCCTCATGGGTGCTGACCTCACCACTGGCGCAGGCACCAGTGCTG GAAACGGATATGGCAATCACCGCAACTCTCCCGGTCTGCTGGTCTCTCAGGCCGGCATGAACAAGAACATGCAGGCAAAGTCACCCCCGCCCATGAATTTAGGCATGAACAACCGCAAACCCGACCTCCGTGTTCTCATCCCGCATGGCGCCAAGAACAACATGCCCTCCATT AACCAGAGAATAAACAACTCCCAGTCTGCTCAGTCATTGGCCACCCCAGTTGTGTCAGTAGCAACTCCAACTCTACCAGGACAAGGCATGGGTGGTTACCCGTCGGCCATCTCCACTTCTTATGGTACAG AGTATTCCCTGAATAGTGCAGACTTGTCATCGTTGTCCGGCTTTAACAGCGGCAGTTCCCTGCACTTGGGTTCAATGAGCGGCTGGCAACAGCAACACCTTCAGAACATGCAACATTCGGCCCTGGGACAACTCGG AGATCGCACCAGCAGCACACCCGGGGGCTACGGTGGTGGCGGTGGGGTAGTACCCCCCCAGAACCCCGCTTCCCGCCAGGACTCGGGACGCTCCCCGGTCGATAGCCTGAGCAGTTGTAGCAGCTCCCACGAAGGCAGCGACCGCGACGAGCACAGGAACGAGTTCCACTCTCCTCTGGGACTGGCCCGGCCCACCCTGGACGAGCGCGAGAGCCCCTCCATCAAGCGGGTGCGCCTGTCTGAGGGCTGGGCCACATGA
- the mef2cb gene encoding myocyte enhancer factor 2cb isoform X8, protein MGRKKIQITRIMDERNRQVTFTKRKFGLMKKAYELSVLCDCEIALIIFNSTNKLFQYASTDMDKVLLKYTEYNEPHESRTNSDIVEALSKKENKGGESPELESTLILTPRTEEKYKQINEEFDHMIKSHKIPQAMPPSNYDMPVSIPVSNQNNLIYSHPGGSLGNHNLLPLTHHGLQRNSMSPGVTHRPPSAGGLMGADLTTGAGTSAGNGYGNHRNSPGLLVSQAGMNKNMQAKSPPPMNLGMNNRKPDLRVLIPHGAKNNMPSISDDVDLLLNQRINNSQSAQSLATPVVSVATPTLPGQGMGGYPSAISTSYGTEYSLNSADLSSLSGFNSGSSLHLGSMSGWQQQHLQNMQHSALGQLGNCSSSHLCQGSNLSLPSTQSLHIKSEPVSPPRDRTSSTPGGYGGGGGVVPPQNPASRQDSGRSPVDSLSSCSSSHEGSDRDEHRNEFHSPLGLARPTLDERESPSIKRVRLSEGWAT, encoded by the exons ATGGGGAGGAAAAAGATTCAGATCACGCGGATTATGGATGAACGCAACAGACAG GTGACATTTACAAAGCGAAAGTTTGGCTTGATGAAGAAAGCCTACGAGCTGAGCGTGCTGTGCGACTGCGAGATCGCCCTGATCATCTTCAACAGCACCAACAAGCTGTTCCAGTACGCCAGCACAGACATGGACAAGGTCCTGCTCAAATACACCGAGTACAACGAGCCCCACGAGAGTAGGACCAACTCGGACATTGTGGAG GCTTTGAGCAAGAAGGAGAACAAAGGTGGCGAGAGCCCGGAGCTTGAATCCACTCTCATCCTCACGCCGCGAACTGAGGAGAAATACAAACAGATTAACGAGGAGTTTGATCACATGATTAAAAGTCATAAGATTCCT caGGCCATGCCCCCGTCCAACTACGACATGCCCGTTTCCATCCCAGTCAGCAACCAGAACAATCTCATCTACAGCCATCCCGGCGGCTCCCTCGGAAATCACAATCTGCTACCGCTGACGCACCACGGACTACAGAGAAACAGCATGTCGCCCGGAGTTACACACAGACCCCCCAGTGCAg GTGGCCTCATGGGTGCTGACCTCACCACTGGCGCAGGCACCAGTGCTG GAAACGGATATGGCAATCACCGCAACTCTCCCGGTCTGCTGGTCTCTCAGGCCGGCATGAACAAGAACATGCAGGCAAAGTCACCCCCGCCCATGAATTTAGGCATGAACAACCGCAAACCCGACCTCCGTGTTCTCATCCCGCATGGCGCCAAGAACAACATGCCCTCCATT TCTGATGACGTCGATCTCCTCCTG AACCAGAGAATAAACAACTCCCAGTCTGCTCAGTCATTGGCCACCCCAGTTGTGTCAGTAGCAACTCCAACTCTACCAGGACAAGGCATGGGTGGTTACCCGTCGGCCATCTCCACTTCTTATGGTACAG AGTATTCCCTGAATAGTGCAGACTTGTCATCGTTGTCCGGCTTTAACAGCGGCAGTTCCCTGCACTTGGGTTCAATGAGCGGCTGGCAACAGCAACACCTTCAGAACATGCAACATTCGGCCCTGGGACAACTCGG AAATTGCTCTAGCTCTCACTTATGTCAGGGTTCAAATCTCTCCCTGCCCTCTACTCAAAGCCTGCACATCAAGTCCGAACCTGTTTCTCCTCCTAGAGATCGCACCAGCAGCACACCCGGGGGCTACGGTGGTGGCGGTGGGGTAGTACCCCCCCAGAACCCCGCTTCCCGCCAGGACTCGGGACGCTCCCCGGTCGATAGCCTGAGCAGTTGTAGCAGCTCCCACGAAGGCAGCGACCGCGACGAGCACAGGAACGAGTTCCACTCTCCTCTGGGACTGGCCCGGCCCACCCTGGACGAGCGCGAGAGCCCCTCCATCAAGCGGGTGCGCCTGTCTGAGGGCTGGGCCACATGA
- the mef2cb gene encoding myocyte enhancer factor 2cb isoform X4 — MGRKKIQITRIMDERNRQVTFTKRKFGLMKKAYELSVLCDCEIALIIFNSTNKLFQYASTDMDKVLLKYTEYNEPHESRTNSDIVETLRKKGLNGCDSPDPDADDSVGHSPESEDKYRKINEDIDLMISRQRLCALSKKENKGGESPELESTLILTPRTEEKYKQINEEFDHMIKSHKIPQAMPPSNYDMPVSIPVSNQNNLIYSHPGGSLGNHNLLPLTHHGLQRNSMSPGVTHRPPSAGGLMGADLTTGAGTSAGNGYGNHRNSPGLLVSQAGMNKNMQAKSPPPMNLGMNNRKPDLRVLIPHGAKNNMPSISDDVDLLLNQRINNSQSAQSLATPVVSVATPTLPGQGMGGYPSAISTSYGTEYSLNSADLSSLSGFNSGSSLHLGSMSGWQQQHLQNMQHSALGQLGDRTSSTPGGYGGGGGVVPPQNPASRQDSGRSPVDSLSSCSSSHEGSDRDEHRNEFHSPLGLARPTLDERESPSIKRVRLSEGWAT, encoded by the exons ATGGGGAGGAAAAAGATTCAGATCACGCGGATTATGGATGAACGCAACAGACAG GTGACATTTACAAAGCGAAAGTTTGGCTTGATGAAGAAAGCCTACGAGCTGAGCGTGCTGTGCGACTGCGAGATCGCCCTGATCATCTTCAACAGCACCAACAAGCTGTTCCAGTACGCCAGCACAGACATGGACAAGGTCCTGCTCAAATACACCGAGTACAACGAGCCCCACGAGAGTAGGACCAACTCGGACATTGTGGAG ACATTGAGAAAGAAGGGCCTAAATGGCTGTGACAGCCCCGACCCCGATGCAGACGACTCGGTCGGCCACAGCCCCGAGTCCGAGGACAAATACAGGAAAATAAACGAGGACATAGATCTGATGATCAGCAGACAGAGACTGTGT GCTTTGAGCAAGAAGGAGAACAAAGGTGGCGAGAGCCCGGAGCTTGAATCCACTCTCATCCTCACGCCGCGAACTGAGGAGAAATACAAACAGATTAACGAGGAGTTTGATCACATGATTAAAAGTCATAAGATTCCT caGGCCATGCCCCCGTCCAACTACGACATGCCCGTTTCCATCCCAGTCAGCAACCAGAACAATCTCATCTACAGCCATCCCGGCGGCTCCCTCGGAAATCACAATCTGCTACCGCTGACGCACCACGGACTACAGAGAAACAGCATGTCGCCCGGAGTTACACACAGACCCCCCAGTGCAg GTGGCCTCATGGGTGCTGACCTCACCACTGGCGCAGGCACCAGTGCTG GAAACGGATATGGCAATCACCGCAACTCTCCCGGTCTGCTGGTCTCTCAGGCCGGCATGAACAAGAACATGCAGGCAAAGTCACCCCCGCCCATGAATTTAGGCATGAACAACCGCAAACCCGACCTCCGTGTTCTCATCCCGCATGGCGCCAAGAACAACATGCCCTCCATT TCTGATGACGTCGATCTCCTCCTG AACCAGAGAATAAACAACTCCCAGTCTGCTCAGTCATTGGCCACCCCAGTTGTGTCAGTAGCAACTCCAACTCTACCAGGACAAGGCATGGGTGGTTACCCGTCGGCCATCTCCACTTCTTATGGTACAG AGTATTCCCTGAATAGTGCAGACTTGTCATCGTTGTCCGGCTTTAACAGCGGCAGTTCCCTGCACTTGGGTTCAATGAGCGGCTGGCAACAGCAACACCTTCAGAACATGCAACATTCGGCCCTGGGACAACTCGG AGATCGCACCAGCAGCACACCCGGGGGCTACGGTGGTGGCGGTGGGGTAGTACCCCCCCAGAACCCCGCTTCCCGCCAGGACTCGGGACGCTCCCCGGTCGATAGCCTGAGCAGTTGTAGCAGCTCCCACGAAGGCAGCGACCGCGACGAGCACAGGAACGAGTTCCACTCTCCTCTGGGACTGGCCCGGCCCACCCTGGACGAGCGCGAGAGCCCCTCCATCAAGCGGGTGCGCCTGTCTGAGGGCTGGGCCACATGA
- the mef2cb gene encoding myocyte enhancer factor 2cb isoform X1, whose protein sequence is MGRKKIQITRIMDERNRQVTFTKRKFGLMKKAYELSVLCDCEIALIIFNSTNKLFQYASTDMDKVLLKYTEYNEPHESRTNSDIVETLRKKGLNGCDSPDPDADDSVGHSPESEDKYRKINEDIDLMISRQRLCALSKKENKGGESPELESTLILTPRTEEKYKQINEEFDHMIKSHKIPQAMPPSNYDMPVSIPVSNQNNLIYSHPGGSLGNHNLLPLTHHGLQRNSMSPGVTHRPPSAGGLMGADLTTGAGTSAGNGYGNHRNSPGLLVSQAGMNKNMQAKSPPPMNLGMNNRKPDLRVLIPHGAKNNMPSISDDVDLLLNQRINNSQSAQSLATPVVSVATPTLPGQGMGGYPSAISTSYGTEYSLNSADLSSLSGFNSGSSLHLGSMSGWQQQHLQNMQHSALGQLGNCSSSHLCQGSNLSLPSTQSLHIKSEPVSPPRDRTSSTPGGYGGGGGVVPPQNPASRQDSGRSPVDSLSSCSSSHEGSDRDEHRNEFHSPLGLARPTLDERESPSIKRVRLSEGWAT, encoded by the exons ATGGGGAGGAAAAAGATTCAGATCACGCGGATTATGGATGAACGCAACAGACAG GTGACATTTACAAAGCGAAAGTTTGGCTTGATGAAGAAAGCCTACGAGCTGAGCGTGCTGTGCGACTGCGAGATCGCCCTGATCATCTTCAACAGCACCAACAAGCTGTTCCAGTACGCCAGCACAGACATGGACAAGGTCCTGCTCAAATACACCGAGTACAACGAGCCCCACGAGAGTAGGACCAACTCGGACATTGTGGAG ACATTGAGAAAGAAGGGCCTAAATGGCTGTGACAGCCCCGACCCCGATGCAGACGACTCGGTCGGCCACAGCCCCGAGTCCGAGGACAAATACAGGAAAATAAACGAGGACATAGATCTGATGATCAGCAGACAGAGACTGTGT GCTTTGAGCAAGAAGGAGAACAAAGGTGGCGAGAGCCCGGAGCTTGAATCCACTCTCATCCTCACGCCGCGAACTGAGGAGAAATACAAACAGATTAACGAGGAGTTTGATCACATGATTAAAAGTCATAAGATTCCT caGGCCATGCCCCCGTCCAACTACGACATGCCCGTTTCCATCCCAGTCAGCAACCAGAACAATCTCATCTACAGCCATCCCGGCGGCTCCCTCGGAAATCACAATCTGCTACCGCTGACGCACCACGGACTACAGAGAAACAGCATGTCGCCCGGAGTTACACACAGACCCCCCAGTGCAg GTGGCCTCATGGGTGCTGACCTCACCACTGGCGCAGGCACCAGTGCTG GAAACGGATATGGCAATCACCGCAACTCTCCCGGTCTGCTGGTCTCTCAGGCCGGCATGAACAAGAACATGCAGGCAAAGTCACCCCCGCCCATGAATTTAGGCATGAACAACCGCAAACCCGACCTCCGTGTTCTCATCCCGCATGGCGCCAAGAACAACATGCCCTCCATT TCTGATGACGTCGATCTCCTCCTG AACCAGAGAATAAACAACTCCCAGTCTGCTCAGTCATTGGCCACCCCAGTTGTGTCAGTAGCAACTCCAACTCTACCAGGACAAGGCATGGGTGGTTACCCGTCGGCCATCTCCACTTCTTATGGTACAG AGTATTCCCTGAATAGTGCAGACTTGTCATCGTTGTCCGGCTTTAACAGCGGCAGTTCCCTGCACTTGGGTTCAATGAGCGGCTGGCAACAGCAACACCTTCAGAACATGCAACATTCGGCCCTGGGACAACTCGG AAATTGCTCTAGCTCTCACTTATGTCAGGGTTCAAATCTCTCCCTGCCCTCTACTCAAAGCCTGCACATCAAGTCCGAACCTGTTTCTCCTCCTAGAGATCGCACCAGCAGCACACCCGGGGGCTACGGTGGTGGCGGTGGGGTAGTACCCCCCCAGAACCCCGCTTCCCGCCAGGACTCGGGACGCTCCCCGGTCGATAGCCTGAGCAGTTGTAGCAGCTCCCACGAAGGCAGCGACCGCGACGAGCACAGGAACGAGTTCCACTCTCCTCTGGGACTGGCCCGGCCCACCCTGGACGAGCGCGAGAGCCCCTCCATCAAGCGGGTGCGCCTGTCTGAGGGCTGGGCCACATGA
- the mef2cb gene encoding myocyte enhancer factor 2cb isoform X10, translated as MGRKKIQITRIMDERNRQVTFTKRKFGLMKKAYELSVLCDCEIALIIFNSTNKLFQYASTDMDKVLLKYTEYNEPHESRTNSDIVETLRKKGLNGCDSPDPDADDSVGHSPESEDKYRKINEDIDLMISRQRLCQAMPPSNYDMPVSIPVSNQNNLIYSHPGGSLGNHNLLPLTHHGLQRNSMSPGVTHRPPSAGGLMGADLTTGAGTSAGNGYGNHRNSPGLLVSQAGMNKNMQAKSPPPMNLGMNNRKPDLRVLIPHGAKNNMPSINQRINNSQSAQSLATPVVSVATPTLPGQGMGGYPSAISTSYGTEYSLNSADLSSLSGFNSGSSLHLGSMSGWQQQHLQNMQHSALGQLGNCSSSHLCQGSNLSLPSTQSLHIKSEPVSPPRDRTSSTPGGYGGGGGVVPPQNPASRQDSGRSPVDSLSSCSSSHEGSDRDEHRNEFHSPLGLARPTLDERESPSIKRVRLSEGWAT; from the exons ATGGGGAGGAAAAAGATTCAGATCACGCGGATTATGGATGAACGCAACAGACAG GTGACATTTACAAAGCGAAAGTTTGGCTTGATGAAGAAAGCCTACGAGCTGAGCGTGCTGTGCGACTGCGAGATCGCCCTGATCATCTTCAACAGCACCAACAAGCTGTTCCAGTACGCCAGCACAGACATGGACAAGGTCCTGCTCAAATACACCGAGTACAACGAGCCCCACGAGAGTAGGACCAACTCGGACATTGTGGAG ACATTGAGAAAGAAGGGCCTAAATGGCTGTGACAGCCCCGACCCCGATGCAGACGACTCGGTCGGCCACAGCCCCGAGTCCGAGGACAAATACAGGAAAATAAACGAGGACATAGATCTGATGATCAGCAGACAGAGACTGTGT caGGCCATGCCCCCGTCCAACTACGACATGCCCGTTTCCATCCCAGTCAGCAACCAGAACAATCTCATCTACAGCCATCCCGGCGGCTCCCTCGGAAATCACAATCTGCTACCGCTGACGCACCACGGACTACAGAGAAACAGCATGTCGCCCGGAGTTACACACAGACCCCCCAGTGCAg GTGGCCTCATGGGTGCTGACCTCACCACTGGCGCAGGCACCAGTGCTG GAAACGGATATGGCAATCACCGCAACTCTCCCGGTCTGCTGGTCTCTCAGGCCGGCATGAACAAGAACATGCAGGCAAAGTCACCCCCGCCCATGAATTTAGGCATGAACAACCGCAAACCCGACCTCCGTGTTCTCATCCCGCATGGCGCCAAGAACAACATGCCCTCCATT AACCAGAGAATAAACAACTCCCAGTCTGCTCAGTCATTGGCCACCCCAGTTGTGTCAGTAGCAACTCCAACTCTACCAGGACAAGGCATGGGTGGTTACCCGTCGGCCATCTCCACTTCTTATGGTACAG AGTATTCCCTGAATAGTGCAGACTTGTCATCGTTGTCCGGCTTTAACAGCGGCAGTTCCCTGCACTTGGGTTCAATGAGCGGCTGGCAACAGCAACACCTTCAGAACATGCAACATTCGGCCCTGGGACAACTCGG AAATTGCTCTAGCTCTCACTTATGTCAGGGTTCAAATCTCTCCCTGCCCTCTACTCAAAGCCTGCACATCAAGTCCGAACCTGTTTCTCCTCCTAGAGATCGCACCAGCAGCACACCCGGGGGCTACGGTGGTGGCGGTGGGGTAGTACCCCCCCAGAACCCCGCTTCCCGCCAGGACTCGGGACGCTCCCCGGTCGATAGCCTGAGCAGTTGTAGCAGCTCCCACGAAGGCAGCGACCGCGACGAGCACAGGAACGAGTTCCACTCTCCTCTGGGACTGGCCCGGCCCACCCTGGACGAGCGCGAGAGCCCCTCCATCAAGCGGGTGCGCCTGTCTGAGGGCTGGGCCACATGA
- the mef2cb gene encoding myocyte enhancer factor 2cb isoform X9, whose translation MGRKKIQITRIMDERNRQVTFTKRKFGLMKKAYELSVLCDCEIALIIFNSTNKLFQYASTDMDKVLLKYTEYNEPHESRTNSDIVEALSKKENKGGESPELESTLILTPRTEEKYKQINEEFDHMIKSHKIPAMPPSNYDMPVSIPVSNQNNLIYSHPGGSLGNHNLLPLTHHGLQRNSMSPGVTHRPPSAGGLMGADLTTGAGTSAGNGYGNHRNSPGLLVSQAGMNKNMQAKSPPPMNLGMNNRKPDLRVLIPHGAKNNMPSISDDVDLLLNQRINNSQSAQSLATPVVSVATPTLPGQGMGGYPSAISTSYGTEYSLNSADLSSLSGFNSGSSLHLGSMSGWQQQHLQNMQHSALGQLGNCSSSHLCQGSNLSLPSTQSLHIKSEPVSPPRDRTSSTPGGYGGGGGVVPPQNPASRQDSGRSPVDSLSSCSSSHEGSDRDEHRNEFHSPLGLARPTLDERESPSIKRVRLSEGWAT comes from the exons ATGGGGAGGAAAAAGATTCAGATCACGCGGATTATGGATGAACGCAACAGACAG GTGACATTTACAAAGCGAAAGTTTGGCTTGATGAAGAAAGCCTACGAGCTGAGCGTGCTGTGCGACTGCGAGATCGCCCTGATCATCTTCAACAGCACCAACAAGCTGTTCCAGTACGCCAGCACAGACATGGACAAGGTCCTGCTCAAATACACCGAGTACAACGAGCCCCACGAGAGTAGGACCAACTCGGACATTGTGGAG GCTTTGAGCAAGAAGGAGAACAAAGGTGGCGAGAGCCCGGAGCTTGAATCCACTCTCATCCTCACGCCGCGAACTGAGGAGAAATACAAACAGATTAACGAGGAGTTTGATCACATGATTAAAAGTCATAAGATTCCT GCCATGCCCCCGTCCAACTACGACATGCCCGTTTCCATCCCAGTCAGCAACCAGAACAATCTCATCTACAGCCATCCCGGCGGCTCCCTCGGAAATCACAATCTGCTACCGCTGACGCACCACGGACTACAGAGAAACAGCATGTCGCCCGGAGTTACACACAGACCCCCCAGTGCAg GTGGCCTCATGGGTGCTGACCTCACCACTGGCGCAGGCACCAGTGCTG GAAACGGATATGGCAATCACCGCAACTCTCCCGGTCTGCTGGTCTCTCAGGCCGGCATGAACAAGAACATGCAGGCAAAGTCACCCCCGCCCATGAATTTAGGCATGAACAACCGCAAACCCGACCTCCGTGTTCTCATCCCGCATGGCGCCAAGAACAACATGCCCTCCATT TCTGATGACGTCGATCTCCTCCTG AACCAGAGAATAAACAACTCCCAGTCTGCTCAGTCATTGGCCACCCCAGTTGTGTCAGTAGCAACTCCAACTCTACCAGGACAAGGCATGGGTGGTTACCCGTCGGCCATCTCCACTTCTTATGGTACAG AGTATTCCCTGAATAGTGCAGACTTGTCATCGTTGTCCGGCTTTAACAGCGGCAGTTCCCTGCACTTGGGTTCAATGAGCGGCTGGCAACAGCAACACCTTCAGAACATGCAACATTCGGCCCTGGGACAACTCGG AAATTGCTCTAGCTCTCACTTATGTCAGGGTTCAAATCTCTCCCTGCCCTCTACTCAAAGCCTGCACATCAAGTCCGAACCTGTTTCTCCTCCTAGAGATCGCACCAGCAGCACACCCGGGGGCTACGGTGGTGGCGGTGGGGTAGTACCCCCCCAGAACCCCGCTTCCCGCCAGGACTCGGGACGCTCCCCGGTCGATAGCCTGAGCAGTTGTAGCAGCTCCCACGAAGGCAGCGACCGCGACGAGCACAGGAACGAGTTCCACTCTCCTCTGGGACTGGCCCGGCCCACCCTGGACGAGCGCGAGAGCCCCTCCATCAAGCGGGTGCGCCTGTCTGAGGGCTGGGCCACATGA
- the mef2cb gene encoding myocyte enhancer factor 2cb isoform X19: MGRKKIQITRIMDERNRQVTFTKRKFGLMKKAYELSVLCDCEIALIIFNSTNKLFQYASTDMDKVLLKYTEYNEPHESRTNSDIVETLRKKGLNGCDSPDPDADDSVGHSPESEDKYRKINEDIDLMISRQRLCAMPPSNYDMPVSIPVSNQNNLIYSHPGGSLGNHNLLPLTHHGLQRNSMSPGVTHRPPSAGGLMGADLTTGAGTSAGNGYGNHRNSPGLLVSQAGMNKNMQAKSPPPMNLGMNNRKPDLRVLIPHGAKNNMPSINQRINNSQSAQSLATPVVSVATPTLPGQGMGGYPSAISTSYGTEYSLNSADLSSLSGFNSGSSLHLGSMSGWQQQHLQNMQHSALGQLG; this comes from the exons ATGGGGAGGAAAAAGATTCAGATCACGCGGATTATGGATGAACGCAACAGACAG GTGACATTTACAAAGCGAAAGTTTGGCTTGATGAAGAAAGCCTACGAGCTGAGCGTGCTGTGCGACTGCGAGATCGCCCTGATCATCTTCAACAGCACCAACAAGCTGTTCCAGTACGCCAGCACAGACATGGACAAGGTCCTGCTCAAATACACCGAGTACAACGAGCCCCACGAGAGTAGGACCAACTCGGACATTGTGGAG ACATTGAGAAAGAAGGGCCTAAATGGCTGTGACAGCCCCGACCCCGATGCAGACGACTCGGTCGGCCACAGCCCCGAGTCCGAGGACAAATACAGGAAAATAAACGAGGACATAGATCTGATGATCAGCAGACAGAGACTGTGT GCCATGCCCCCGTCCAACTACGACATGCCCGTTTCCATCCCAGTCAGCAACCAGAACAATCTCATCTACAGCCATCCCGGCGGCTCCCTCGGAAATCACAATCTGCTACCGCTGACGCACCACGGACTACAGAGAAACAGCATGTCGCCCGGAGTTACACACAGACCCCCCAGTGCAg GTGGCCTCATGGGTGCTGACCTCACCACTGGCGCAGGCACCAGTGCTG GAAACGGATATGGCAATCACCGCAACTCTCCCGGTCTGCTGGTCTCTCAGGCCGGCATGAACAAGAACATGCAGGCAAAGTCACCCCCGCCCATGAATTTAGGCATGAACAACCGCAAACCCGACCTCCGTGTTCTCATCCCGCATGGCGCCAAGAACAACATGCCCTCCATT AACCAGAGAATAAACAACTCCCAGTCTGCTCAGTCATTGGCCACCCCAGTTGTGTCAGTAGCAACTCCAACTCTACCAGGACAAGGCATGGGTGGTTACCCGTCGGCCATCTCCACTTCTTATGGTACAG AGTATTCCCTGAATAGTGCAGACTTGTCATCGTTGTCCGGCTTTAACAGCGGCAGTTCCCTGCACTTGGGTTCAATGAGCGGCTGGCAACAGCAACACCTTCAGAACATGCAACATTCGGCCCTGGGACAACTCGGGTGA